A stretch of the Lactuca sativa cultivar Salinas chromosome 9, Lsat_Salinas_v11, whole genome shotgun sequence genome encodes the following:
- the LOC111886427 gene encoding 40S ribosomal protein S24-1, with amino-acid sequence MAETKAVTLRTRKFMTNRLLSRKQFVIDVLHPGRPNVSKAELKEKLARMYEVKDPNSIFVFKFRTHFGGGKSTGFGLIYDSVENAKKYEPKYRLVRNGLDTKVEKSRKQLKERKNRAKKIRGVKKTKAGDAAKKKK; translated from the exons ATGGCGGAGACTAAGGCAGTGACACTCCGTACAAGGAAGTTTATGACAAACAGACTTCTTTCCAGGAAGCAATTT GTGATTGATGTGCTTCATCCAGGAAGGCCCAATGTATCAAAG GCTGAATTGAAGGAGAAGTTGGCAAGGATGTACGAGGTTAAAGATCCAAATTCCATCTTTGTATTCAAATTCAGAACTCACTTTGGTGGTGGCAAGTCAACTGGTTTTGGATTGATTTATGATTCTGTTGAGAATGCAAAGAAGTATGAACCAAAATACAGGCTTGTTAGG AATGGCTTGGATACTAAGGTGGAGAAGTCAAGAAAACAATTGAAGGAAAGAAAGAACAGGGCTAAGAAGATCAGAGGTGTAAAGAAG ACAAAGGCTGGAGATGctgccaagaagaagaagtaa